ACCAACGAGGAAAGCGGCTTCCGGGGCATCAAGTGGTACGCCGCCAACGAGGAAGCCCCCGTCGCGGGTTTCACCCCCGATATACCGGAGGGGATCGTCCATGCCGAGAAGGGCGGCCTCCATATCCGGATCGATATACCTGTCGGGGTCAACGACGCGGCCCGGCTGGTCTCTTTCCAGGCGGGGGAGGCCGTCAACATTGTCCCCGACCGGTGCGAGGCCGTCTTCAGGGGAGAGAACGCCACCCTTCAAGCCTGGGCGGATGTACTCCGCGGCGCTGTCGGGACCATACCCCTGGGCGGTGAGGTGCTTTTCGAAAAGGGGGCCATTACCGTAAGAGCTTTCGGCAGGGCGGCCCACGCGAGCCTCCCTGAAAATGGAGAGAACGCCATCGCGGCCCTCTGCCGGCTGATCGATGCCAACCCTCCCCCCGGGGGAGCCTTTGAGGTTTTTAGCATCCTCTCGGATCTGCTGGAAGACCCGAGGTTCGGTTCCAGCCTGGGGATAGCCATGAGCGATGACGTCTCCGGCCCGCTGACGTGCAACCCAGGTTTGGCCTCCTTTTCGAGGGGTATCCTCTCTGTCGCTCTCGATATCAGGCATCCGGTGACGATCAAGGGTGACCTGGTGGCGGAAAGGCTCCGGGAAAGACTGGCCTCCCTTGGCCTC
The sequence above is a segment of the Thermovirga sp. genome. Coding sequences within it:
- a CDS encoding M20 family metallopeptidase translates to TNEESGFRGIKWYAANEEAPVAGFTPDIPEGIVHAEKGGLHIRIDIPVGVNDAARLVSFQAGEAVNIVPDRCEAVFRGENATLQAWADVLRGAVGTIPLGGEVLFEKGAITVRAFGRAAHASLPENGENAIAALCRLIDANPPPGGAFEVFSILSDLLEDPRFGSSLGIAMSDDVSGPLTCNPGLASFSRGILSVALDIRHPVTIKGDLVAERLRERLASLGLVPVETSRYSPLLIPKDSPLIRDLSEAFYEVTGKYPEVMAIGGGTYAKALPNVVAFAPFPSGLLDLAHQADEHIGIEDLLSSVLVLKAAMLKLAR